A genomic stretch from Eriocheir sinensis breed Jianghai 21 chromosome 31, ASM2467909v1, whole genome shotgun sequence includes:
- the LOC127005848 gene encoding uncharacterized PE-PGRS family protein PE_PGRS54-like isoform X47, producing MGACTRILPHLALALMLAVIVVPQRSQARTSLKDLSSRVCHSLTCGASDAFYPHPSYCTHYVHCISGTPYVKRCPSNLHFNAARGSCDIPREAHCVPFKRSCELQVPFVADGPTDGQVTCDCGGTCTKAHPYRCDAYYHCDAMGVEHLTECPSGLMFNSRVEQCDVPENTQCPQSPSCSCDNCRYPTSDHCSTFWQCENGKAVKHYCSSGLLFNRDTSQCDLAINVECSAGAWQSGSFVETVCVDHRKDCEVFVKEGGCVCNDDVCDWQTFVLQNCPKSCGKCKGEKTMKKRIFSLPSDGGNARKKSKESGSKEHGHGHGSKESGSKESGNKGSGSKESGSKESGNKGSGSKESGSKESGNKGSGSKESGSKESGNKGSGSKESGNKGSGSKESGNKGSGSKESGSKESGNKGSGSKESGSKESGNKGSGSKESGSKESGSKESGNKGSGSKESGNKDSGSKESGNKDSGSKESGSKETVEVDGNISGESCEGGDGGGGNGNNSTEGDGGDNVDVGSGGDGGNGGDGGNGGDVGGDGGSGGGHVVDGCVINCILGKYLPHPINCRKFIYCAPSGPEEVSCAPFNVWDQEELACTNERLTPCVTGSYITTEGKPCGSGGDGGDVGSDDDGDSGGDGDSGGDGDSSGDGDSSGDGDSSGDGGDAGSGGDGDSGDAGSGGDGGDGGIGGDGGSGGDHIVDGCIIPCSLGKYLPHPTDCHKFIQCAPYGPEEMPCAPGTIWEQGKLTCNHEGLTPCVTGAYLTPEGKTCGGDGGDAGSGGDGGSGGNGSSGGDGGSGGDGGDAGSGGDGDGDGSSGNSGGDGGSGGGHVIDGCVISCTLGKYLPHPTDCRKFIQCAPYGPEEMPCAPGTIWEQGKLTCNHEGLTPCVTGAYLTPEGKICGGDGGDGGDGSGGDGGDAGSGGDGGDGGSGGDGGSGGDGGDAGSGGDGGGDGGHVVDGCVINCTLGKYLPHPTDCRKFIQCAPYGPEEMPCAPGTIWEQGKLTCNHEGSTPCVTGAYLTPEGKTCGGDGGDGGDGSDGGSGGDGGDAGSGGDGGDAGSGGDGGDAGSGGDGGDGGSGGDGGGDGSGGNGGGDGGSGGGHVIDGCVINCTLGKYLPHPTDCRKFIQCAPYGPEEMPCAPGTIWEQGKLTCNHEGSTPCVTGAYLTPEGKICGGDGEDGGDGSDGGDAGSGGDSGDAGSGGDGGDGGSGGDGGSGGDGGDAGSGGDGGGDGGHVVDGCVINCTLGKYLPHPTDCRKFIQCAPYGPEEMPCAPGTIWEQGKLTCNHEGSTPCVTGAYLTPEGKTCGGDGGDGGDGSDGGSGGDGGDVGSGGDGGDAGSGGDGGDAGSGGDGGDGGSGGDGGSGGDGGSGGDGGSGGDGGDAGSGGDGGGDSGHVVDGCVINCTLGKYLPHPTDCRKFIQCAPYGPEEMPCAPGTIWEQGKLTCNHEGSTPCVTGAYLTPEGKTCGGDGGDAGSGGDGGDAGSGGDGGDAGSGGDGGDAGSGGDGGDAGSGGDGGDAGSGGDGGDAGSGGDGGDAGSGGDGGDAGSGGDGGDAGSGGDGGDAGSGGDGGDAGSGGDGGDSGSGGDGGDAGSGGDGGDAGSGGDGGDAGSGGDGGDAGSGGDGGDAGSGGDGGDAGSGGDGGDAGSGGDGGDAGSGGDGGDAGSGGDGGDAGSGGDGGDSGSGDGGDAGSGGDGGDAGSGGDGGDAGSGGDGGDAGSGGDGGDSGSGDGGDGACEDAQYDCIFWAANNDCNCKPTDGDCSWQTYVAAACPKSCGSCEPQVGGDGDEVCEDNVSDCRFWAANKDCNCKPTDGDCSWQKYVADNCPKSCGTCNTSGDGGNGGEDGGSGGDGGDSGSGGDGGDGGSGGDGGSGGDGGDAGSGGDGGDAGSGGDGGDAGSGGDGGDAGSGGDGGDAGSGGDGGDAGSGGDGGDAGSGGDGGDAGSGGDGGDAGSGGDGGDAGSGGDGGDAGSGGDGGDAGSGGDGGDAGSGGDGGDTGSGGDGGDAGSGGDGGDAGSGGDGGDAGSGGDGGDAGSGGDGGDAGSGGDGGDAGSGGDGGSGGDHIVDGCIIPCSLGKYLPHPTDCRKFIQCAPYGPEEMPCAPGTIWEQGKLTCNHEGSTPCVTGAYLTPEGKTCGGDGGSGGDGGDAGSGGDGGDAGSGGDGGDAGSGGDGGDAGSGGDGGDAGSGGDGGDAGSGGDGGDAGSGGDGGDAGSGGDGGDGGSGGDGGDESVEDCELSCPKSEGIFPHPRDCRKWIRCLHGKPYVKECPFHLQFNPVLRVCDWPQHAKCVASSNADCGVPEPVVPTEPPNVKPDICDCECCLRPHPEDCTAYYYCEPGSNAEFHTCSEGLVFNPQLSQCVIQDQYPQCQPEKPPTCDPTCECLYPAEACTEYYKCNGDGVPVKFECFGGLYFNDEKHSCDLPKNVSCELRRKRTYNPEPQKYISAEECKTRKGFFAKRGDPSGYFMCSNGIAFSLRCPDGAVFSSAVGRCILRK from the exons CGTCGACCATCGAAAGGACTGTGAAGTATTCGTGAAGGAAGGAGGCTGTGTCTGCAACGATGACGTCTGTGACTGGCAGACCTTCGTCCTTCAAAACTGTCCCAAGTCGTGCGGCAAATGCAAGGGagaaaagacaatgaagaagagaatattttccctcccttctgatGGAGGAAACGCCCGCAAGAAGTCCAAGGAGTCGGGGAGCAAAGAACATGGACACGGACACGGCAGCAAGGAGTCAGGAAGCAAGGAGTCAGGCAACAAGGGTTCAGGCAGCAAGGAGTCAGGAAGCAAAGAATCTGGCAACAAGGGTTCAGGCAGCAAGGAGTCAGGAAGCAAGGAGTCAGGCAACAAGGGTTCAGGCAGCAAGGAGTCAGGCAGCAAGGAGTCAGGCAACAAGGGTTCAGGCAGCAAGGAGTCAGGCAACAAGGGTTCAGGCAGCAAGGAGTCAG GCAACAAGGGTTCAGGCAGCAAGGAGTCAG GAAGCAAGGAGTCAGGCAACAAGGGTTCAGGCAGCAAGGAGTCAGGAAGCAAGGAGTCAGGCAACAAGGGTTCAGGCAGCAAGGAGTCAGGCAGCAAGGAGTCAGGAAGCAAGGAGTCAGGCAACAAGGGTTCAGGCAGCAAGGAGTCAGGCAACAAGGACTCGGGCAGCAAGGAGTCAGGCAACAAGGACTCGGGCAGCAAGGAGTCAGGCAGTAAAGAGACTGTCGAAGTTGATGGCAACATTAGCGGTGAAAGCTGTgaaggtggagatggtggtggaggaaatgGGAACAACAGCACCGAAGGAGACGGTGGTGATAATGTTGATGTCGGCAGTGGAGGAGATGGCGGCAACGGTGGTGATGGAGGCaacggtggtgatgttggtggagaCGGCGGCTCAGGTGGCGGCCACGTCGTCGACGGTTGCGTCATTAACTGCATTCTCGGCAAGTACCTGCCTCACCCAATTAACTGCCGCAAGTTCATCTACTGCGCGCCCTCGGGCCCCGAGGAGGTATCCTGCGCGCCATTTAACGTTTGGGATCAAGAAGAGTTGGCATGCACCAACGAGCGTTTGACCCCCTGCGTCACTGGCTCCTACATCACCACCGAGGGCAAACCATGCGGTAGCGGGGGTGATGGAGGTGACGTCGGCAGCGATGACGATggagacagtggtggtgatggagacagCGGTGGTGATGGAGACAGCAGTGGTGATGGAGACAGCAGTGGTGATGGAGACagcagtggtgatggaggtgacgcAGGAAGCGGTGGTGATGGAGACAGTGGTGATGCCggcagcggtggtgatggaggtgacggCGGCATCGGTGGTGACGGAGGCTCAGGCGGCGACCACATCGTTGATGGCTGCATCATTCCTTGTTCCCTCGGCAAGTACCTGCCTCACCCGACTGACTGCCATAAGTTCATCCAGTGCGCGCCCTACGGCCCCGAAGAGATGCCCTGTGCACCCGGCACTATCTGGGAACAAGGAAAGCTGACCTGCAACCACGAGGGCTTGACCCCCTGCGTCACTGGCGCCTACCTCACCCCCGAGGGCAAGAcctgtggtggtgacggtggtgacgctggcagtggtggtgatgggggcagCGGTGGTAATGGAAgcagcggtggtgatggaggcagcggtggtgatggaggtgatgccggcagcggtggtgatggtgatggagacgGCAgcagtggtaatagtggtggagACGGCGGCTCAGGCGGCGGCCACGTCATCGACGGTTGCGTCATCAGCTGCACCCTCGGCAAGTACCTGCCTCACCCGACTGACTGCCGCAAGTTCATCCAGTGCGCGCCCTACGGCCCCGAAGAGATGCCCTGTGCGCCCGGCACTATCTGGGAACAAGGAAAGCTGACCTGCAACCACGAGGGCTTGACCCCCTGCGTCACTGGCGCCTACCTCACCCCCGAGGGCAAAAtctgtggtggtgacggtggagacggaggagacggcagtggaggtgacggtggtgacgcaggcagtggaggtgatggaggtgatggcggcagcggtggtgatggaggcagcggtggtgatggaggtgatgccggcagcggtggtgatggtggtggagacggCGGCCACGTCGTCGACGGCTGCGTCATCAACTGCACCCTCGGCAAGTACCTGCCTCACCCGACTGACTGTCGCAAGTTCATCCAGTGCGCGCCCTACGGCCCCGAAGAGATGCCCTGTGCGCCCGGCACTATCTGGGAACAAGGAAAGCTGACCTGCAACCACGAGGGCTCAACCCCCTGCGTCACTGGCGCCTACCTCACCCCCGAGGGCAAGAcctgtggtggtgacggtggtgacggaG gagacgGCAGTgacggaggaagtggtggtgacggaggtgatGCCGGcagtggaggtgacggtggtgacgcaggcagtggaggtgatggaggtgatgccggcagcggtggtgatggag gtgacggcggcagcggtggtgatggtggtggagacggcagcggtggtaatggtggtggagacGGCGGCTCAGGCGGCGGCCACGTCATCGACGGCTGCGTCATCAACTGCACCCTCGGCAAGTACCTGCCTCACCCGACTGACTGCCGCAAGTTCATCCAGTGCGCGCCCTACGGCCCCGAAGAGATGCCCTGTGCGCCCGGCACTATCTGGGAACAAGGAAAGCTGACCTGCAACCACGAGGGCTCAACCCCCTGCGTCACTGGCGCCTATCTCACCCCCGAGGGCAAAAtctgtggtggtgacggtgaagaCGGAGGAGACGGCAGTGACGGAGGTGATGCCGGCAGTGGAGGTGACAGTGGTGACGCAGgcagtggaggtgatggaggtgatggcggcagcggtggtgatggtg gcagcggtggtgatggaggtgatgccggcagcggtggtgatggtggtggagacggCGGCCACGTCGTCGACGGCTGCGTCATCAACTGCACCCTCGGCAAGTACCTGCCTCACCCGACTGACTGCCGCAAGTTCATCCAGTGCGCGCCCTACGGCCCCGAAGAGATGCCCTGTGCGCCCGGCACTATCTGGGAACAAGGAAAGCTGACCTGCAACCACGAGGGCTCAACCCCCTGCGTCACTGGCGCCTACCTCACCCCCGAAGGCAAGAcctgtggtggtgacggtggagaCGGAGGAGACGGCAGTgacggaggaagtggtggtgacggaggtgatGTCGGcagtggaggtgacggtggtgacgcaggcagtggaggtgatggaggtgatgccggcagcggtggtgatggaggtgatggcggcagcggtggtgatggaggcagtggaggtgatggcggcagcggtggtgatggaggcagcggtggtgatggaggtgatgccggcagcggtggtgatggtggtggagacagCGGCCACGTCGTCGACGGCTGCGTCATCAACTGCACCCTCGGCAAGTACCTGCCTCACCCGACTGACTGCCGCAAGTTCATCCAGTGTGCGCCCTACGGCCCCGAAGAGATGCCCTGTGCGCCCGGCACTATCTGGGAACAAGGAAAGCTGACCTGCAACCACGAGGGCTCAACCCCCTGCGTCACTGGCGCCTACCTCACCCCCGAGGGCAAAACctgtggtggtgacggaggtgacgctggcagtggtggtgatggtggagacgcaggcagtggcggtgatggtggagacgcaggcagtggcggtgatggtggagacgcaggcagtggcggtgatggtggagacgcaggcagtggcggtgatggtggagacgcaggcagtggtggtgatggtggagacgcaggcagtggcggtgatggtggagacgcaggcagtggcggtgatggtggagacgcaggcagtggcggtgatggtggagacgcaggcagtggcggtgatggtggagacgcaggcagtggcggtgatggtggagacgcaggcagcggcggtgatggtggagactcaggcagtggcggtgatggtggagacgcaggcagtggcggtgatggtggagacgcaggcagtggcggtgatggtggagacgcaggcagtggcggtgatggtggagacgcaggcagtggcggtgatggtggagacgcaggcagtggcggtgatggtggagacgcag gcagtggcggtgatggtggagacgcaggcagtggcggtgatggtggagacgcaggcagtggcggtgatggtggagacgcaggcagtggtggtgatggtggagacgcaggcagcggcggtgatggtggagacTCAGGCAGCGGCGATGGTGGAGACGCAggcagtggcggtgatggtggagacgcaggcagtggcggtgatggtggagacgcaggcagtggtggtgatggtggagacgcaggcagcggcggtgatggtggagacTCAGGCAGTGGCGATGGTGGAGATGGTGCATGCGAAGACGCGCAATATGACTGCATCTTCTGGGCAGCTAATAATGATTGTAACTGCAAGCCGACAGATGGTGATTGCTCATGGCAAACCTATGTGGCTGCAGCTTGCCCCAAGAGCTGCGGATCTTGTGAACCACAAGTGGGCGGCGATGGAGATGAAGTTTGCGAAGACAATGTATCTGACTGCCGATTCTGGGCCGCAAATAAGGATTGCAACTGCAAACCAACTGATGGGGATTGCTCCTGGCAAAAATATGTTGCAGACAATTGCCCGAAAAGCTGTGGAACGTGTAACACATCTGGTGACGGTGGCAATGGCGGTGAAGACGGCGGcagcggtggtgacggtggtgattcTGGcagcggtggtgacggtggtgatggtggaagtggtggtgatggaggcagcggtggtgatggaggtgacgccggcagtggtggtgatggtggtgacgccggcagcggtggtgatggaggtgacgccggcagcggtggtgatggaggtgacgccggcagcggtggtgatggcggtgacgccggtagcggtggtgatggcggtgacgccggcagtggtggtgatggcggtgacgcCGGCAGTGGTGGCGATGGCGGTGACGCCggcagcggtggtgatggcggtgacgccggcagcggtggtgatggcggtgacgccggcagcggtggtgatggcggtgacgccggcagtggtggtgatggcggtgacgccggcagtggtggtgatggcggtgacgccggcagcggtggtgatggcggtgacaccggcagtggtggtgatggcggtgacgccggcagcggtggtgatggtggtgacgccggcagcggtggtgatggaggtgacgccggcagcggtggtgatggcggtgacgccggcagcggtggtgatggcggtgacgccggcagcggtggtgatggcggtgacgcCGGCAGCGGTGGTGACGGAGGCTCAGGCGGCGACCACATCGTTGATGGCTGCATTATTCCTTGTTCCCTCGGCAAGTACCTGCCTCATCCGACAGACTGCCGCAAGTTCATCCAGTGCGCGCCCTACGGCCCCGAAGAGATGCCCTGTGCGCCCGGCACTATCTGGGAACAAGGAAAGCTGACCTGCAACCACGAGGGCTCGACCCCCTGCGTCACTGGCGCCTACCTCACCCCCGAGGGCAAGACCTGTGGTGGCgatggaggaagtggtggtgacggaggtgacgccggcagcggtggtgatggaggtgatgccggcagtggtggtgatggaggtgacgctggcagtggtggtgatggaggtgacgccggaagtggtggtgatggtggtgacgccggcagtggtggtgatggaggtgatgctggcagcggtggtgatggaggtgacgctggcagtggtggtgatggaggtgacgcCGGCagcggtggtgacggcggtgacgGAGGCAGCGGTGGTGACGGAGGTGATGAAAGCGTTGAGGACTGTGAACTGTCGTGCCCGAAGAGCGAAGGAATATTCCCTCACCCTCGTGACTGCAGGAAGTGGATACGTTGCCTGCACGGGAAGCCTTACGTGAAGGAGTGTCCCTTCCACCTGCAGTTCAACCCTGTGCTCCGAGTGTGTGACTGGCCCCAGCACGCCAAATGTGTAGCTTCCAGTAATGCGGATTGTGGCGTTCCCGAACCTGTCGTTCCAACGGAGCCGCCCAATGTCAAGCCCGATATCTGCGACTGCGAGTGTTGCCTGCGACCTCACCCTGAAGACTGCACGGCCTATTACTACTGTGAG CCTGGCTCCAACGCCGAGTTCCACACCTGCTCGGAGGGGCTCGTGTTCAACCCCCAGCTGAGCCAGTGCGTCATCCAGGACCAGTACCCGCAGTGCCAGCCCGAGAAGCCCCCGACGTGCGATCCCACCTGTGAATGTCTCTATCCGGCAGAGGCCTGCACCGAGTACTACAAGT GCAACGGTGACGGCGTTCCCGTGAAGTTCGAGTGTTTTGGTGGCCTTTACTTCAACGACGAGAAGCACTCCTGCGACCTCCCGAAGAACGTGTCCTGCGAGCTGCGTCGGAAGAGGACGTACAATCCAGAGCCGCAGAAGTACATAAGCG CCGAGGAGTGCAAGACCCGCAAAGGATTCTTCGCCAAGAGAGGGGATCCTTCGGGCTACTTCATGTGCAGCAACGGCATCGCCTTCTCTCTGCGGTGTCCTGACGGCGCAGTGTTCAGCTCCGCGGTCGGCAGATGTATCCTCAGAAAGTAA